One window from the genome of Thermaerobacter marianensis DSM 12885 encodes:
- the selA gene encoding L-seryl-tRNA(Sec) selenium transferase produces the protein MPQQGDEQPAPRTPPSPGASGPAARPARAGQHTGAGGAAGPQDAAAAQAPGGPGKAAAPAGGGHRPARAAAQRLRSLPAVHRLLAHPAVQQEAARPVAAAWATEAARQVLDEERRRRLEGGEPRTPEQLALATAARLRALARPSLRRVINATGVVLHTNLGRAPLAAEAVAAVADVAGAYSTLEYDPATGGRGSRLDHVRHLLRRVTGAEDALVVNNNAAAVFLVLAVLAAGREVIVSRGQLVEIGGSFRIPEILAASGARLVEVGTTNKTRLSDYEAAIGPETALLLRVHTSNYRIVGFTASVPLEDLVALGRRHGLPVVDDVGSGLLVPPAGDGARGLAAEPSVRGSLAAGADLVTFSGDKLLGGPQAGIVAGRADLVARLRRHPLMRALRCDKLVLAALEATLRLYLDPAGAFRRVPVLAMLSRSGDELARAARRLAARLRRALGDRARVVLAPGHSQAGGGSLPEVPWPTTLVGLEVPGIPVSALAAALRAGEPPVVARIQDDLLWFDPRTLLPGDDRLLVTAVTRAVDGLITAGAQGEAGPEP, from the coding sequence GTGCCGCAACAGGGGGATGAACAGCCGGCTCCCAGGACACCGCCCTCCCCGGGAGCGAGCGGGCCGGCCGCGCGGCCGGCCCGCGCCGGGCAGCACACCGGGGCCGGCGGCGCCGCAGGGCCGCAGGACGCGGCGGCGGCCCAGGCGCCCGGCGGGCCTGGCAAGGCTGCGGCGCCGGCGGGCGGCGGCCACCGGCCCGCCCGCGCGGCGGCGCAGCGCCTCCGCAGCCTGCCCGCAGTCCACCGCCTGCTGGCCCACCCGGCCGTGCAGCAGGAGGCCGCCCGGCCGGTCGCCGCCGCCTGGGCGACCGAGGCGGCTCGCCAGGTCCTGGACGAAGAGCGCCGGCGCCGCCTGGAAGGCGGGGAGCCCCGTACCCCGGAGCAACTGGCCCTGGCCACCGCCGCCCGGCTCCGGGCTCTGGCCCGCCCCTCGCTGCGCCGGGTGATCAACGCCACGGGCGTGGTGCTGCACACCAACCTGGGCCGGGCGCCGCTGGCGGCCGAGGCCGTGGCCGCCGTGGCCGACGTGGCGGGGGCCTACTCGACCCTGGAGTACGACCCGGCCACCGGCGGCCGCGGCTCCCGCCTCGACCACGTCCGCCACCTGCTGCGGCGCGTCACCGGTGCCGAGGACGCCCTGGTGGTCAACAACAACGCGGCCGCCGTGTTCCTGGTCCTGGCCGTCCTGGCTGCGGGGCGGGAGGTCATCGTGTCGCGCGGGCAGCTGGTGGAGATCGGCGGCTCCTTCCGCATCCCCGAGATCCTGGCGGCCAGCGGTGCCCGCCTGGTGGAGGTGGGGACCACCAACAAGACGCGCCTCTCGGACTACGAGGCCGCCATCGGGCCGGAGACCGCCCTGCTGCTCCGGGTTCACACCAGCAACTACCGCATCGTCGGCTTCACCGCCAGCGTCCCCCTGGAGGACCTGGTCGCCCTGGGACGGCGCCACGGCCTGCCCGTGGTGGACGACGTCGGCAGCGGCTTGCTGGTTCCTCCCGCGGGCGACGGCGCCCGCGGCCTGGCCGCCGAGCCGTCGGTCCGGGGCAGCCTGGCGGCCGGGGCCGACCTGGTGACCTTCAGCGGAGACAAGCTGCTGGGCGGGCCCCAGGCCGGGATCGTGGCCGGGCGGGCGGACCTGGTCGCCCGCCTGCGCCGCCACCCCCTGATGCGGGCGCTGCGCTGCGACAAGCTGGTGCTGGCCGCCCTGGAGGCCACCTTGCGCCTCTACCTGGATCCGGCCGGCGCCTTCCGGCGCGTGCCGGTGCTGGCCATGCTCTCCCGCTCCGGGGACGAACTGGCCCGGGCCGCCCGGCGCCTGGCGGCCCGGCTGCGCCGCGCCCTGGGCGACCGGGCCCGGGTGGTGTTGGCGCCCGGCCACTCCCAGGCCGGCGGCGGCAGCCTGCCGGAGGTCCCCTGGCCCACGACCCTGGTCGGCCTGGAGGTGCCCGGTATCCCCGTCTCGGCCCTGGCGGCCGCCCTGCGGGCCGGCGAGCCGCCGGTGGTCGCCCGTATCCAGGACGACCTGCTCTGGTTCGACCCCCGCACCCTGCTGCCCGGTGACGACCGCCTCCTGGTGACCGCCGTGACCCGGGCGGTGGACGGCCTGATCACCGCAGGTGCCCAGGGCGAAGCGGGCCCGGAGCCCTGA